In Ruminococcaceae bacterium KH2T8, the sequence TGAAAGAGTATGTGCGGTCTGCATATACCGTAATAACTACGGGGATGATAAGACCTGCATCCTTACCTGTTCTCTCATTGAACTCTTTAACAAACTGAGCAATGTTTACTCCGTACTGTCCAAGAGCTGGTCCGACCGGCGGCGCGGGTGTTGCTTTGCCTGCAGGTATCTGAAGCTTGATATAACCTGTGACTTTCTTAGCCATACTGGCCACCTCCCATTATTTTTTATCTACCGGGCACTAATGTGCTTAGCAGTCTTTGAATTAGATCCTCTCAACCTGTGTGAAGTCGAGATATACGGGCGTCTCACGTCCGAACATTGCGATCTTGACCTTAACCTGCTGCTTCTCGTAGTTCATTTCCTCTACTACGCAGATGCTGTCTGCGAAAGGTCCGCTGATTACTCTGATGGTATCTCCGATATCGTAATCGACATCAGGTACCCAGTCTGTAGCGATACCCATTGCAGCGAGATCACTGTCTGTGATCGGAAGAGGCTTATTGGGGTTTGTGCTTACGAATCCCGTAACTCCTCTTGTGTTGCGGATAAGGTACCAGAGTTCCTTATCTGCAGTAGAAGGCTCTTCGTTATCCTTGAGGTTCTCGAAGTTACTTACCAACTTGATGAATACGTAACCGGGATACTTCTTGCGCTTAACTGCCTTCTTCTTACCGTCCTTGATCTCGAAGACGTCTTCGGTGGGAACGTTGATCTCCTGAATGATATCCTGCATTCCGCGCTTCTCAACAGTCTTCTCAAGAATAGTCTTTACTTTATTCTCATAACCGGAATATGTGTGGACAACGTACCATTTAGCTTCATTTAATTCAGCCATCAGTTATCCTCCTCACTCTCATCCGTCTCCTCGGTATCCTCATCGGTCTCCTCTGTCTCAGACTCTTCGTCTGTTTCTTCGGTGGCCTCAGTAGTCTCCTCGGTAGTAGTTGTTTCTTCAGAAGTCTCTTCCGTAGCTTCAGTAGCAGCTGTTGTTTCAGCTACCGTAGTGTCGGCTACCGATGTTGTTGTAGTGATCGGTGTATTGTCATAGAAACCGATCTTCTCAAGCACCCAGTGTCCGCCATTGTTGATGATGGACAGATAGATAGCAAAGAATACAATAACAACGAGGACAACGGCACACGTATTCTTGAGCTTCTCCTTGGAAGGCCATACAACTCTCTTGAGTTCTGTCCTTACATCCTTGAAGAGCTGAGCAATACGCTGGAAGACATTCATCTTTTTGTTCTTGTCAGCCATCTTGTTACCTCTTTAAGAAATGTACCGTTATATTACTTTGTTTCCTTATGAACCGTGTGCTTACGGCAGAAAGGGCAGTACTTCTTAAGCTCGAGTCTCTCGGAATCGTTCTTCTTATTCTTATATGTCTGATAATTTCTCTGCTTGCACTCTTCGCATGCGAGTGTGAGCTTGTCACGTGCACTTGTCTTAGCCATTGTTCGACTCCTCCATAATCTGAGATCTTTTCCGATTTTTTTACACAATAAAAAAAGACCTCTAAGGGTTTTAGCTGTGATATTTTATCACGGGGTATAGATCGTGTCAACGAGGAAAATTATTGCTTCTAAAGCTCTTCCGCATTATATCACGATATGTCACGGACCTGTTATACCAGATCCGTGACGTATACCATCGAATCATTGATGATATCGTAATCCGTCCCGTACACATAACCGCTTGCCGTTACTAAGATCTTCCCCTGCCCGATCATGATCCTGAAATCGTCTATAAAAGCATTTCGGTAGTCGCGGCCATCCTCGTAGGAATCTATTACCACGATATCGGAACCGTCGAGAGCACAGCTGCAGATATCAAATCCGTTCTCCATGAGACTGACATAATATATCCTGCCGTTACTGATATTAATTCCGCCTGCATTCTCTATATCGGTGACAATACTGTTGTCAACATCTCTTATGACGAGAATACCGTTGTCGCTTCCCTCGGAATAGTCAGTATCCTCTATGGCGTACCTCGTTCCGTCTATACACTGATATCTGCTCGACAGGGAAACAGTATTATACGGAGTCTCACCCTCGATATATCTCTGAAGAAGATCCGCATTTTCATACCAGCCCGACATACTCACATCTGCTAGATAGAGCTCCGGCTCCTGAACCTCCCCGCCTGTGATCTCTGCGACCATGATGTACTTATCGTAGTAGAGCCCGTCTCTTATATAATCCGTTCGCTCTTCACCGGAAATGATATCCTGCATGTAATAGATCCTGTTATCGACTACACAGCAATCAAAAATCTCATGCCCGTCATCAGCCGTTATGACATCTTCGGTCACTCCCGTATCGGGATCAAGTCTTATCACGCTGTTTCGATTAGCGATAAACAGATATCCGTTGGCATATCCGATCGAGTAGACACCTGAGTAGATGCCTTTATATTCTGTATTTGCATATATTTCGGAGATATTCCCCTCCGGATCCATCTTCTTTACCGACTGATAATAGATCGACCTGACTCCATTATCACATTCAACATAATCAAGGAAATAAAGACCCTCATCTGTTTCTACTGCCTGATTCTGGAAATTTCCGACATAGCCCTTCTCGAGCCTTTCTCTCATCTCGTCATGATTTTCCTCGAAGAACTTACCGTAGTTCGCACTATATTGAGAACTAGTCCTGAACGCCCTGAATCCGCCGGCGAAAAAGAACATGATGCCAAATATCAGTATCAGAGAAAGCGGATAAAGGATACTTGCTTTCTTTCCCTTTTCCCTGCTCTTCATGACACCGTAGAGGTTGATGCCCGCCATGACGAGCGACAATTCCGCCGTGGACATATAGAGTATGTGAGCGGAGGATATGACGATCTCGT encodes:
- a CDS encoding preprotein translocase subunit SecE, which codes for MADKNKKMNVFQRIAQLFKDVRTELKRVVWPSKEKLKNTCAVVLVVIVFFAIYLSIINNGGHWVLEKIGFYDNTPITTTTSVADTTVAETTAATEATEETSEETTTTEETTEATEETDEESETEETDEDTEETDESEEDN
- a CDS encoding LSU ribosomal protein L33P, which encodes MAKTSARDKLTLACEECKQRNYQTYKNKKNDSERLELKKYCPFCRKHTVHKETK
- a CDS encoding transcription antitermination protein nusG, with the translated sequence MAELNEAKWYVVHTYSGYENKVKTILEKTVEKRGMQDIIQEINVPTEDVFEIKDGKKKAVKRKKYPGYVFIKLVSNFENLKDNEEPSTADKELWYLIRNTRGVTGFVSTNPNKPLPITDSDLAAMGIATDWVPDVDYDIGDTIRVISGPFADSICVVEEMNYEKQQVKVKIAMFGRETPVYLDFTQVERI